Part of the Bacteroides acidifaciens genome, TTTTTATTTAGCTCTTTCTAGAGGAAAGGGGCGCTATCTGAAGTTATTGAATGATTATATATTATTCAGGGCAGGCGGATTAGGAATGATGAAGGATTACATACGGAAATGTGAAGGTGAAGATGTTAATTTGTTTTTTTATTCGAATCTCCGGAAGCCTTATCGCAGATCAAAAGAAGTCCAAATCGAAAATGTGGATTCATTTGTACGTATAATTAATAATAAAATTACTTGGATTACGAATTTTGGTGTCTGGAAGAAGAACTTTGAAGAGCTTCGGGATGATGATGAATTATGGAAGACCCAATTGGCGCAAATGGATTGGACATTGCATGAGGTTTCATTGCGGAGGTCACTTGTTGTGAACTATCACTGTTATGAAACTTTGGTTGTGCCTAATAAAAAGATGTCCTATGCTTTTTTTATTCCTCATGTTGTGAACTATTACGGTATTTATAAAATATATATGGAGAGGGGGCTTATCTCAGAAAAAACTATTGAATATGATAAACGTCGTGTTCTGTCGCATTTTGTAGGTAGCCGGATTATTCAATATCTTTATTTGGAGAAGGAAGTTTCTTTTGATATGTCAACTGCAAGAAACGTTTTGAATGAATATTTCGGAAATGTTCCTTATTACAAGTATTTGAAGATAAAGGGACGTTTTCTGGAAGTATTACAAAGAAGTGGTTTATTGCCGGCTTTAAAATCGTTTCGTAGAAGTGTGTTTAAAAGACGGTAACTATTTCAAGGGAGAAGTTGGATAAGGGTATTCTTTTGCCGACTTCTCTCTGAATTTATATATCATATTACTATCATTGAAGAATGTTGTAGCTTATAAACGGAATTCAACAGTTTATTTCTCATATTCGCCGGAGTTATTTCTCATAGTGTCCTGGCCCCGCTACATAAATAGGCTGTGTAGGTTTCCCGATATTTTGTAACTTGCCTACCGCTTTCAATCTGCGTATTTGTCTGCTGGCCATGCTCTGGGTAAAGCAGCAAAGTGACTGCATATTGCTACGGGTCAGTACAGGATGCGTTGCAAAATATTCCGTGAGTTTCCAGTCAATTTCTTCTTCTGTGAGCGAGGCGGAGTGCGGTTTGTATTTCGAACGTCGCAGGTGTGTAGCCATGCATGAACTTTTCAAATCTCTGTCAGCTTGGAAGCTGATGGATTTCAGTTTTACTTTGTCCGCGCGGGTGGTAAGCGAGTGTATGGGTTCGGTAGCTTGCAGCGTGATTTGAAAATAGCCGATTCCATCCAAGTGTACTCTTTCTCCTTCGCGCAGATGGTTGCTCATGCATCTGCTCAGTTCCATTAGCATTGCTTCTACTTCCGCTTTTCCGAAAGTAGTTGCCATGTGGATTTCTCTTGCCAGTCTTTGGGTAGTGACATGTTGGAAATTAACCACTCTGGGGTGGTAACTTGGTTCTTCCCCTTCTTTTTCCGGTTGGGGATTCTTGTAAAACTCGAATTGTATTGCCATTGCTGTTTTAATTTAATGGTGGTTTATATGTTATGTTACTGATGTTGGCATTTTATCTTGCCTTCATTATTTTATTTTCTTACCGTCATCTCTATCGTTCCACTCCAGTGGATGGAGCCTTGCACTCTAGTAGACATAACTTATTACTATAGTGGACGGCTCTGTGTACTGTAGTGGAACGGTTGGGATGTTCCTTCAAAGATACGACAATATCAGGTGGAAAACAAGTAAATGCTTAATTGTTTTCATGTAAATGATAGCTCGGTTTTATAGAAGATGGGGTTAACTGACGAATGAGAAAGGAAAGATGTCCGACTATGAGAAATGCTTTGAAAAACAATGAGAAATGAATGATTTTGGAGCTCCGCTATAGGGCGCATTATGAGAAATACCACTTCTGAAAAGTATTTCTCATAATCTATCTGTTTGATTGACTATACTTTATCTGAAATCAATGAGAATATGAGAAATGAAAACAAAAAATCTTCTCCTGTAGCGAAGATGGAATAAGTACTTTTGAAATTTGTTTGTATGGAATAATTACAGTATATTCGTGCCATAATAACCGCCCTACACAAAAACATGCAGGACAAACTAAAATAAATAATGAGAATAACACAAATTAGAGACAACGGCAAAGTGAATACTCTGCGGACGTTAAAAATCGAACAGCTCGTAGAGCAGATGAAAGTGGAAACTAAAGCGCAACTCGTTTCAGGAATGAGGGAAGTCCTGCCTTATATACTTCCGGGTGACAAGAATGACTATGTACAGAAAGTGCCGAAGCTGCTTCCTGCAGCCGCCTTTGTCCGCAAAAACGGGATAATGACGATGGATGAGTACAACGGGATTGTGATGCTCCAGGTGAATAATCTGTCCGGGCTTATGGAAGCGGATGCGGTGAAAGAGCGTGTGAAGGAGTTGCCACAGACTTACCTTGCCTTTACCGGTTCTTCCGGAAAGTCGGTGAAGATATGGGTGCGGTTCACTTATTCCGATGACCTTCTGCCGGTTGGCCGCGAACAAGCGGAGCTTTTTCATGCGCATGCTTATCGGCTTGCCGTGAAGTTTTATCAACCTCAGCTTCCTTTCGACATTGAGTTGAAAGAACCTTCATTGGAACAATATTGCCGTTTGACCTATGATCCGGACTTGTATTTCAATCCTGAAGCAATGCCTGTTTATATGAAACAGCCGATGGCTATGCCGACAGAAACGACTTACCGCGAACAGGTGTGGACGGAGGCTTCGCCTTTGCAACGGCTTGCGCCGGGATATGAGAGCCATCATGCGCTTTCCGTGCTTTTTGAGGCTGCTTTTGCACGTGCGTTGGATGAGCAGGATGAGTATTTTCCGGGAAATGATATACATTCTTTGTTGGTTTGTCTGGCCGGGCATTGTTTTCGTGCCGGTATTCCCGAAGAGGATACGGTGCGGTGGACGCGTGCCCATTATCGCTTGCCGGAAGATGATTTCCAGATTCGCGAGACGGTGCAGAATGTGTATCGCACCTGCAAGGGATTTGCGGGTAAGAGCAGCTTGTTGCCGGAGCAGTTGTTCGTGATGCAGATGGATGAGTTTATGAAGCGGCGTTATGAGTTTCGCTTCAACCAGTTGACTTCGCAGGTGGAATGCCGGCAGCGGAACAGTTTCGATTTCTATTTTCGTCCGGTAGACAGGCGGTTGATGTCGAGCATTACCATGAACGCGCAGTATGAGGGGATTAAACTGTGGGACAAGGATGTGGTGCGTTATCTGAATTCTGACCGTGTACCGGTTTATCAGCCTGTTGAGGAGTTTCTTTATGAGCTTCCCCGTTGGAACGGTAAGGATTATATCGGTGACCTGGCTAAGCGGGTTCCCTGTGACAATCCCCATTGGGAGCAGTTATTCCGTCGTTGGTTCCTTGGTATGGTGGCGCATTGGCGCGGGCTTAGTAAAAATCATGCGAACAGCACTTCCCCTATATTGGTTGGTCCGCAGGCTTACAGGAAATCGACATTCTGCCGCCTGATTCTTCCACCGTGTTTGCAGGCATATTATACGGATAGTATCGACTTCAGCCGGAAGCGGGATGCAGAGCTGTATCTGAACCGTTTTCTGCTGATTAATATGGATGAGTTTGACCAGATTGGCATCAATCAGCAGTCTTTCGTTAAACATATCCTGCAAAAGCCGGTCGTTAACACGCGTCGTCCGAATGCTTCGGCAGTAGAGGAGCTTCGCCGCTATGCTTCTTTCATTGGAACAAGTAATCATAAAGATTTGCTGACGGATACTTCCGGCAGCCGTCGGTACATTGGTGTTGAGGTTACGGGAGTAATTGATGTTGT contains:
- a CDS encoding glycosyltransferase family 2 protein, whose translation is MSNNTILLSLCIPTYNRVGTLTVMLERVVHDPDFDEEVEIVISDNCSTDDTEAQIRRMASEYPNIKYYRNSENVQDRNFYLALSRGKGRYLKLLNDYILFRAGGLGMMKDYIRKCEGEDVNLFFYSNLRKPYRRSKEVQIENVDSFVRIINNKITWITNFGVWKKNFEELRDDDELWKTQLAQMDWTLHEVSLRRSLVVNYHCYETLVVPNKKMSYAFFIPHVVNYYGIYKIYMERGLISEKTIEYDKRRVLSHFVGSRIIQYLYLEKEVSFDMSTARNVLNEYFGNVPYYKYLKIKGRFLEVLQRSGLLPALKSFRRSVFKRR
- a CDS encoding HU family DNA-binding protein, which codes for MAIQFEFYKNPQPEKEGEEPSYHPRVVNFQHVTTQRLAREIHMATTFGKAEVEAMLMELSRCMSNHLREGERVHLDGIGYFQITLQATEPIHSLTTRADKVKLKSISFQADRDLKSSCMATHLRRSKYKPHSASLTEEEIDWKLTEYFATHPVLTRSNMQSLCCFTQSMASRQIRRLKAVGKLQNIGKPTQPIYVAGPGHYEK
- a CDS encoding BT4734/BF3469 family protein; this translates as MRITQIRDNGKVNTLRTLKIEQLVEQMKVETKAQLVSGMREVLPYILPGDKNDYVQKVPKLLPAAAFVRKNGIMTMDEYNGIVMLQVNNLSGLMEADAVKERVKELPQTYLAFTGSSGKSVKIWVRFTYSDDLLPVGREQAELFHAHAYRLAVKFYQPQLPFDIELKEPSLEQYCRLTYDPDLYFNPEAMPVYMKQPMAMPTETTYREQVWTEASPLQRLAPGYESHHALSVLFEAAFARALDEQDEYFPGNDIHSLLVCLAGHCFRAGIPEEDTVRWTRAHYRLPEDDFQIRETVQNVYRTCKGFAGKSSLLPEQLFVMQMDEFMKRRYEFRFNQLTSQVECRQRNSFDFYFRPVDRRLMSSITMNAQYEGIKLWDKDVVRYLNSDRVPVYQPVEEFLYELPRWNGKDYIGDLAKRVPCDNPHWEQLFRRWFLGMVAHWRGLSKNHANSTSPILVGPQAYRKSTFCRLILPPCLQAYYTDSIDFSRKRDAELYLNRFLLINMDEFDQIGINQQSFVKHILQKPVVNTRRPNASAVEELRRYASFIGTSNHKDLLTDTSGSRRYIGVEVTGVIDVVRPIDYEQLYAQAMAALYHNERYWFDEKEEAILTEANQEFEQSPAIEQLFLVYYRVAEDEEEGEWMLAADLLQRIQKASKMKFSPGQVNYFGRILQRLGVKSYRKTHGVYYHVVAVSQTKAEILSDKSR